Proteins encoded together in one Cyprinus carpio isolate SPL01 chromosome B14, ASM1834038v1, whole genome shotgun sequence window:
- the LOC109102993 gene encoding fibroblast growth factor-binding protein 2-like yields the protein MWTITSTLLLACCLWAALVQSQDHDDIEPGHMRNVWEDVIEFLTKGTRDECSLSVMVQGDLTKLRITCLGMEHSYWCEYQGKPQVCRNYNNNSLHYFRQIMWGLRKLSNACQGQRILKPLMCRKASDEAQMVFISASSSNAEPYRPVPDRPVQMRPQLQKQRPKPTRPQIFRTQPARTAQDKTNQPKAFKSTTQRRIITPKPTVPQPTTQVPLSEAKKLAQDYCWRSFRGVCSFVIGWFRN from the coding sequence ATGTGGACAATCACAAGCACACTCCTGCTTGCATGCTGCCTTTGGGCAGCTCTAGTTCAGAGCCAGGATCACGACGACATCGAGCCAGGACACATGAGGAACGTTTGGGAAGACGTGATTGAGTTTCTTACCAAAGGCACCAGAGATGAATGCAGCTTGAGCGTGATGGTACAAGGCGATCTGACGAAGCTTCGCATCACTTGCCTGGGCATGGAGCACTCTTACTGGTGCGAATACCAGGGCAAGCCTCAGGTCTGCCGCAATTACAATAACAACTCACTGCATTACTTCAGGCAGATCATGTGGGGCCTCCGCAAGCTGTCGAATGCTTGCCAGGGCCAGCGCATCCTCAAGCCCCTCATGTGCAGGAAAGCATCAGATGAGGCCCAGATGGTCTTCATAAGCGCTTCCTCATCAAACGCCGAGCCCTACAGACCAGTGCCTGACAGACCTGTGCAGATGAGACCACAACTACAGAAGCAGAGGCCAAAGCCTACTAGACCACAAATATTCAGAACCCAACCAGCCAGAACTGCTCAGGACAAAACTAATCAACCCAAAGCTTTCAAATCCACCACACAGAGGAGAATCATTACACCCAAACCTACTGTGCCACAACCAACTACGCAGGTACCCTTGAGTGAGGCCAAGAAACTTGCCCAGGACTACTGCTGGCGCTCATTTCGGGGAGTGTGTTCCTTTGTCATAGGGTGGTTCAGAAACTAA
- the LOC109102994 gene encoding fibroblast growth factor-binding protein 1-like: MKCVTDIALFLIFACIVQQFAQVYSLRDRGRRAQADGKGKRRGQRNESGLKGRFSLKDGARCSWRAVRGDDAFVLGVTCKTGEKIFGCEYVAKPTACQQYASNTKAYWKQISRSLKKQRKLCRDSTAMVKAGMCRSAPAEAHFRLKDTRPSSRVPLPTTAGKNHCPNRIERLRVAEEYCSSAWSSLCAFLFLMLENDECS, from the coding sequence ATGAAATGCGTGACAGACATTGCTCTCTTTCTGATCTTCGCCTGTATCGTGCAGCAGTTCGCACAGGTGTACAGTCTGAGAGACAGAGGGAGGAGAGCGCAGGCAGATGGGAAGGGGAAGAGAAGAGGTCAGCGGAATGAAAGTGGCCTGAAAGGGAGATTCTCGCTGAAGGACGGAGCGCGGTGCTCGTGGCGCGCGGTGCGCGGGGATGATGCGTTTGTATTGGGAGTCACGTGTAAAACCGGGGAAAAGATTTTCGGCTGCGAATATGTAGCGAAGCCCACAGCATGTCAACAATACGCATCCAATACCAAAGCATACTGGAAACAGATCTCCCGTTCTCTGAAAAAGCAGAGGAAATTGTGTCGCGACTCTACTGCGATGGTCAAAGCCGGTATGTGCCGGAGCGCGCCCGCGGAAGCGCACTTCAGACTGAAGGACACGCGGCCCTCCTCCAGAGTCCCGTTACCGACAACCGCGGGGAAGAATCACTGTCCTAACCGGATCGAGAGGCTGAGAGTGGCCGAAGAATACTGCAGCAGCGCCTGGTCTTCACTGTGTGCATTCCTCTTCTTGATGCTTGAGAATGATGAATGCTCCTGA
- the LOC109102995 gene encoding annexin A5-like codes for MATRGSVKPFVNFNAKHDAEVLRKAMKGIGTDEDAILMLLAARSNAQRQEIKAAYKKAFGKDLVKDLRSELGGKLEDLIVALMYPSILYDAHELHKAIKGVGTEDEVLIEILASRTCDEIKDIAKAYKKEYGSKLEKDIMGDTSGHYQRLLVILAQGNREEGVDESRVEKDAKELFAAGEEKFGTDEDKFINILGNRSAEHLRRVFDAYKKIAGCDIEESIKDECTGNLEALLLAVVKCAKSVPAYFAESVRESMRRAGTDDETLIRIMVSRSERDMLDIRAIYKKKYGESLYSTIQEDTDGDYQKALLYLCGGND; via the exons GCAACCCGAGGAAGTGTGAAACCCTTTGTGAACTTCAATGCAAAGCATGATGCAGAAGTTTTACGCAAGGCCATGAAAGGGATCG gCACTGATGAAGATGCCATCCTCATGTTACTGGCAGCTCGCAGTAATGCCCAGAGACAGGAAATAAAAGCAGCCTATAAAAAGGCTTTTGGCAAG GATCTAGTGAAAGACTTACGGTCAGAGCTGGGAGGGAAGTTAGAGGATCTCATCGTGGCCCTCATGTATCCATCCATATTATATGATGCACATGAACTCCATAAAGCCATCAAG gGAGTGGGTACAGAGGACGAAGTTTTAATCGAGATCCTGGCATCCAGGACATGTGATGAGATAAAAGATATTGCCAAAGCTTATAAGAAAG AATATGGAAGCAAGCTGGAAAAAGACATCATGGGTGATACGTCAGGACATTACCAGAGGTTGCTGGTGATCCTTGCACAG GGAAACAGGGAGGAGGGAGTGGATGAGAGCAGAGTGGAGAAAGATGCAAAG GAGCTGTTTGCTGCCGGAGAGGAGAAATTCGGCACGGACGAGGACAAGTTCATCAACATACTCGGCAACAGGAGcgccgaacacctgagaagag TGTTCGATGCCTACAAAAAGATTGCCGGCTGTGACATTGAAGAGAGCATAAAAGATGAGTGCACTGGGAACCTGGAAGCACTGCTGCTGGCTGTGG TTAAGTGTGCAAAAAGTGTGCCTGCTTATTTTGCCGAATCCGTTCGAGAGTCTATGCGG CGTGCTGGCACTGATGATGAGACTCTCATAAGGATCATGGTGTCCAGAAGTGAAAGGGATATGCTGGACATCAGAGCGATATACAAGAAGAAGTATGGAGAATCACTCTACAGCACCATACAG GAGGACACTGACGGAGATTACCAGAAGGCCCTTCTCTACCTGTGTGGtggtaatgattaa